Proteins encoded in a region of the Triticum dicoccoides isolate Atlit2015 ecotype Zavitan chromosome 3A, WEW_v2.0, whole genome shotgun sequence genome:
- the LOC119267867 gene encoding rapid alkalinization factor-like — protein MAKLLAAGVAFLLALAAAAALAPSPASALKGAGGLGLGGAAAAVVMRRGGRTCRGTVGECMEYFGVDGEGESEVAAMAGKRRVLQDGSGYIGYDALRRDNVPCSQRGASYYNCQPGAEANPYSRGCSAITQCRG, from the coding sequence ATGGCGAAGCTGCTGGCGGCCGGCGTCGCGTTCCTCCTGGCCCTCGCCGCAGCGGCGGCGTTGGCCCCGTCTCCGGCCTCGGCCTTGAAGGGCGCCGGCGGGCTAGGCCTCGGCGGCGCGGCTGCGGCCGTGGTTATGCGGCGGGGCGGGCGGACGTGCCGGGGCACGGTGGGCGAGTGCATGGAGTACTTCGGCGTGGACGGCGAGGGCGAGAGCGAGGTggcggcgatggccggcaagcggcGGGTGCTGCAGGACGGGTCCGGGTACATCGGCTACGACGCGCTGCGGCGGGACAACGTGCCGTGCTCGCAGCGCGGTGCCTCCTACTACAACTGCCAGCCCGGAGCCGAGGCCAACCCCTACTCCCGCGGATGCAGCGCCATCACCCAGTGCAGGGGCTGA